In Pseudomonadota bacterium, one DNA window encodes the following:
- a CDS encoding M14 family zinc carboxypeptidase — MAWRMSSAARLVSAVLIGVLGTTGASAQVLEFTESINSDTQIAVGYPIPIPVESQLPVDGFRSFASLFARHQDLALSSAYVRSVIVGQTFNGRDITAYVIGDDDTTMAFSDLTEPAVLMNGTIHAREWASPEVVTALFEALVEQEDDGAIVQFILENVNFVLLPMLNIDGYLQTQRFPTQFTPTPQDEQTGGSNQFSQPRDGRMRRKNMRGVDESLQSDDDRLLGIDLNRNNDAFFTAPFGGNSTDPQSLVYRGEFAASEPEIQALLAAADLTPVDRLRLYIDAHSFSRVYFVPATNNARRNNITATLAGRMGNATTVFGQPRYEPVIGTPGEDISTTATFFAFEYEVPSWTLEIEPPCGFPGLPCGGANYAGGIGVNGDGFILPNTEVARAREENTLAHILGLYHQAGPPSVRRVVLQEENSGEILLDAAWTATGDGATRTLSGTNSELTLSEGTAYRLWIGFDKPMRWRNESAAVVDYPGQSAVGREAIATLRGLNINGDTFNFTVPFVPSAWLDTPGDAPTGYTRYKDDAIAASFTLPASLLISTDPTDLVLSLNVRDFAEQLLDADPSSIADFAGGVWTGYESLGGFDGDVGGADETLSFKAVGSATEPSPPANGGGGAQGGLTLLALCCCLLLGARRRPKH, encoded by the coding sequence TCAATTCTGACACGCAGATCGCGGTCGGCTACCCGATTCCGATTCCCGTTGAGTCTCAGCTGCCGGTGGACGGCTTCCGTTCCTTCGCCAGCCTCTTCGCCCGCCACCAAGACCTAGCGCTATCCAGCGCGTACGTGCGTTCGGTGATCGTCGGCCAGACCTTCAACGGCCGCGATATCACCGCCTACGTGATCGGCGACGACGACACCACCATGGCCTTCAGCGATCTCACCGAACCTGCCGTGCTCATGAACGGCACGATCCACGCTCGCGAATGGGCAAGCCCCGAGGTGGTGACTGCCCTGTTCGAGGCGCTCGTCGAGCAGGAGGACGACGGCGCCATCGTGCAGTTCATTCTGGAGAACGTAAACTTCGTGCTGCTGCCGATGCTGAACATCGATGGCTACCTGCAAACGCAGCGTTTCCCCACCCAGTTCACGCCCACGCCGCAGGATGAGCAAACCGGGGGTAGCAATCAGTTCAGCCAGCCGCGCGATGGCCGCATGCGGCGCAAGAACATGCGCGGCGTGGACGAGTCGCTGCAGAGCGACGACGATCGCCTCCTCGGCATCGATCTGAACCGCAACAACGACGCCTTTTTTACAGCCCCCTTCGGCGGCAACTCGACGGACCCGCAGAGCCTGGTCTACCGCGGTGAGTTCGCCGCGTCGGAACCGGAGATCCAAGCGCTGCTGGCCGCTGCTGATCTCACTCCCGTAGACCGCCTGCGCCTCTACATCGACGCCCACAGCTTCAGCCGGGTCTACTTCGTGCCTGCGACCAACAATGCGCGGCGTAACAACATCACCGCCACCCTGGCCGGGCGCATGGGCAATGCCACCACCGTGTTCGGCCAGCCGCGCTACGAACCTGTGATCGGTACGCCCGGGGAGGACATCAGCACTACGGCCACCTTCTTCGCCTTCGAGTACGAAGTACCGTCCTGGACCCTGGAGATCGAACCGCCCTGCGGATTCCCCGGCCTACCTTGTGGCGGCGCTAACTACGCCGGCGGCATCGGCGTGAACGGTGATGGCTTCATCTTGCCCAACACGGAAGTGGCCCGAGCGCGCGAGGAAAACACGCTGGCGCACATCCTAGGCCTATACCACCAAGCCGGGCCCCCCAGCGTCCGGCGAGTGGTGCTGCAGGAGGAGAACTCTGGGGAGATCCTACTCGACGCGGCGTGGACGGCCACCGGCGATGGCGCGACGCGTACCCTAAGCGGCACCAACAGCGAGCTCACTCTGAGCGAGGGCACCGCCTACCGCTTGTGGATCGGCTTCGACAAACCGATGCGCTGGCGCAACGAGAGCGCAGCGGTAGTCGACTATCCGGGGCAGTCCGCAGTGGGCCGCGAGGCGATCGCCACCCTGCGCGGCCTTAACATTAACGGCGATACCTTCAACTTCACCGTACCCTTCGTCCCGAGCGCTTGGCTGGACACGCCGGGGGATGCGCCCACGGGCTACACCCGCTACAAGGACGACGCGATCGCTGCTAGCTTCACCCTGCCCGCCAGCTTGCTGATCAGTACCGACCCGACCGACCTCGTGTTGAGTCTCAACGTGCGTGATTTCGCCGAGCAGCTACTCGACGCCGATCCGTCTTCCATCGCAGACTTTGCCGGCGGGGTCTGGACGGGCTACGAGAGCCTCGGTGGCTTCGATGGCGATGTGGGCGGCGCCGATGAAACCCTGAGCTTCAAGGCGGTGGGCTCGGCGACAGAGCCGTCGCCGCCCGCTAACGGCGGGGGCGGCGCGCAGGGCGGCTTGACCCTACTCGCCCTGTGCTGCTGCTTGCTGCTCGGTGCGCGACGACGCCCTAAGCATTAG